In uncultured Fusobacterium sp., the DNA window TATGTATGCAGATATTGATTTAGATGCAAGTGGAATGGAAGTAGAGTTTCGTAGTGGATTAAATAAGCTATTAAACTTTGTTAATGCTCACATTAGTCATCTAGGACTAGGTGACTTTGAAAATGAGAATATAGAGATTATATTCAATAAAGACATTCTAGTAAATGAAAGCCAAACTATTGATAATTGTGCTAAAAGTTTAGGTATTCTATCAGATGAAACTATTATTTCTCAGCATCCTTGGGTAAAAAATACTCTTGAAGAAATTAAAAAGATTAAAAAACAGAAAGATGCTGAAACAGAAGAGTATGACAGAGCTTTTAAAAATAAAAATGGCTCTGGTGATGTAAATGAAGAAGAGTAGTTACTGGCAAGATAGATTTATTAAAGAGGAGCAAAGGAGAAATAAAGATGCAAGGGCTTATATAAAAACTATTGAAAAACAATATGATATAGCTTTGAGTAATATAGAAAAAGACATAAATAATTGGTATATGAGAATAGCTAAGAATAATCAAGTCAGTCTATTAGAAGCTAGAAAGCTGTTATCAAAGAAAGAACTTGCAGAATTCAAATGGGGAATAAATGAGTATATAAAAGCTGGAGAAGCAAACTCCTCTTCTCCTACATGGATTAAAGAGCTAGAAAATGCTTCAGCTAGAGTTCATATTTCAAGACTTGAAGCTCTTAAACTTCAAATTCAAAATCAGATAGAGATTCTGTATGGAACTAGAGATAAACAGATGCAAGATTATTTAATTGGAACATATGGAGATACTTATTATCATGCAGCTTATGAAATTCAAAAAGGAATAGGTTTAGGAAGTTCTGTTTATAGTTTAGATACTAATAAAGTTAATCAGATTATACGTAAGCCTTGGGCAGTTGATAGCAAAAACTTTTCTGAGAGAATTTGGGAAGATAAAAATAAACTTATAAATACTCTTCATAATGGGCTCACTCAAAGTTTTATTAGAGGAAGTTCTCCATACCAAATAGTTTCAGACATAGCTAAAGAATTCAATGTAAGAAAATCAGTAGCTGGAAGATTAGTAATGACTGAATTAGCAGCCTATGCAGCTAAAGCTCAAGAAAATTGCTATAAAGATTTAGGTGTAGATCAATATGAGATTGTAGCAACTTTAGATAGTCATACATCTCCAATATGTCAAGAGATGGACGGAAAGGTTTTTAGCTTAAAAGAATATGAAATAGGAGTAACAGCTAATCCTTTTCACCCTAATTGCAGAACTGTAACAGCTCCATATTTTGCTGATGACACTAAATCAATGAGAGCTATGAGAAAACCAGGGAAGAAAACTAACTATATTTATTCAGATATAAAATATAAAGAGTGGTATAGCAAGTATGTAGTTGAAAGACCTGTAAATATTCAATTATTTGGTGAAAATGAAGTTAAAGGTAGTTTCAAAGAAAATACTATAACAATTCTTGAAAAAGAATTTGGAAAATTAAATACTGACCAAGTTATTCTTAGAGATGAAAGAATAGAACATATAAAAGAAGGTCATCCTGAAGTAGTTGAAATAATAAAAAAATATGCAAAAGATATAATTGAAAGTCCAGATTATATCTTGAAAGACGCAATAAGAGAAGAAACAATTTTATGTGTAAAAAAATTAGAGGAAAATTCTAACATCAACGTAGTGATAAAATTAGCTTTAGAAAATTCAAAAGATAAAAAAAGAAATAAAAATTCTATAATTACCTCATTTTTAATGAATGATAAAAGATTAAAAAGGGAATTGAAAAAGAAAGAATGTATTTACAAGAATATTAAAGAATGATATAATTTTAATAAGAAAAGTAGCTTGAGGATAGGGAGTTGGTGACGCTATCACACCCTTTGGGTCAAAAGAGATGCTGGGTCAGTCACACCAGCCAAGTTACTTTTCTTATTAAGTGGGGAATGTGATGAAAAAAATAAAAGAATTAAAAAAAGAACATGGAATCAAAGATTAGCACTTAGGCGACTAGGTGCTTTTTTATTGCAAAAATTAAGGAGGGAACTAAATGACACCAGCAGGATTTGTATTTGTAGGATTTTTGATAGGAGCTTTTGCAGGATTTATAGCTGGAACTATCAGAGAAAGAAAAGGAATGAATAAAAAAAAAGAAAAGTAAAAGAGAGTAAAACAGATGAATATGCAAACTTAGGGGCAGGGTATGGGCAATATGTACATGGAATACCTTGCTCTTATTATTTTAAAAAATAAGGAGGATAAGCAATGACAAAGGAACAACTAATAGCTTTAGGAGTTACTGAAGAGTTAGCAGTGAAAATAGCTGGAGAGTCAAAAAAAGAATTAGAAGGCTATGTAGAAAAGGCTAAATTCACAGAACTTGAAGCAGAGAAAAAACAATTAAATGAAAGTAACAAAACTTTAACTAAGCAGCTGGAGGAGGTGAAAAAAAATGTAGGAGATAATGAAGAGCTAAAGAAACAGATTGAGAGTATGCAAGTTGCTAATAAAGCTAAAGAGAAAGAGTATGCAGATTCAATAGCTAAGATTAAACTTGATAATGCTGTAGATATTGCTTTAATGAGTGCAGGATCTAAAAATAATAAAGCTGTAAAAGCGTTATTAAACTTAGAAAAAGCAATACTAGGAGAAGATGGGAAGATAGCAGGATTAGATGAGCAAATAAAAGCTTTAAAAACTGCTGAGGACTCATCTTTTTTATTTGAGGCATTAAAAGTACCAAAGGGAACTAATCCAGCTGGTAATCCTGAAAAAAAAATAAACTTTAGTGAGATGACATATTCTCAAATGGAAAAGTATTTAGCAGAAAATCCAGGAGCAACATTAGAATAATTTAAAATAGGAGATGATGAAAAATGGCAAAGTTTAATGAAAAAACTTTCAACGGAGAAGCATTTGGTAAATATGTAGAGAGAGTACCAAATCTAAAGAAAAACGAACTTTTAAAATCTAAAGCATTAAAAGGAAATGCACAAATAAGTGAAGTATTTAGTTCACAAACAGGAACAGCTTATGCAACTATTCCATTCTTTGGGCTAATTGGTGGGGCAGCTCTTAACTATGATGGTAAAACAGATATTAAAGCAGAATCAACAGATACTTTTGAGAGAAGTGTAGTTGTAATTGGAAGATCTAAGGCATGGTTAGAAGATGACTTTTCAACAGATATTACTGGTGGAGTAGACTTCATGGATAATGTAGCTGCACAAGTTTCTGATTATTGGGCTGCAATAGATCAAGATACATTGCTTGCTGTTCTTGAAGGAATATTTGCAATGAACTCAGGAAAAGAAAACTTAGAATTTGTCAAAGAACATACTTATGATATTAGTAAAGGAGCATTTGTTAAAGGATATGTAAATGCTACAACTTTAAACACAGCAACTCAAAAAGCTTGCGGAGATAATAAATCTAAGTTCTCTTTAATAGTTATGCACTCAGCAGTAGCTACTAACTTAGAAAACTTAAAGTTGTTAACTTATTTAAAATATACAGATAAAGAAGGAATAGAGAGGGAACTAAATTTAGCTACTTGGAACGGAAGATTAGTATTAATTGATGATTCAATGCCAACTAAAGCAATAGAATCTTTATATGTTAGATGCAATTCTACTGATGAAGGAGCATTAAAAGTAACAACAGCAGGATCAGGATTAGGAGAAGTTGCAAGAGCAAGTGTAGAAACAGATATTTCAGATATTAAAGAAAATGAATATGTACAACACATTCAAAATGAAACTATTTATACTTCTTACTTGTTAGGAGATGGAGCTATTGACTATGTAAATATAGGGGCTAAAGTTCCAGCTGAAATGGCGAGAGAGGCTGGTACTAAAGGAGGACAAACAATCTTATATTCAAGACAAAGAAAAGTATTTGCCCCTTATGGAATTTCTTATACTAAAAAATCTCAACAATCTCTATCACCTACAGATGAGGAATTAAAGAATGGTACTAACTGGGAATTAGTAAATAACAAATCTTCAAATACTAAAAAATATATTAATCACAAATCAATTCCTATTGCTAGAATCATCTCAAGAGGATAATAGGAGGGAAAAATGGGGGTAGAAGATCTAGTAGTTTTAAGATTAAAGATGTTTAAATTTGAAATTTCAGCAGAGGATACAGATATTATAGCCTTTTTAATTCAAAAAGCTCTCAACAGTATAAATAATATTACCAATCAAAATTATACTGAAGATACTTTCCCCATTTCACTAAAAGAAATTTGGGTAGATAAAGCTGTGGGAGAATATTTAAAGCTAAAAAATACTCTTGGGGAACTTCCAGAAAGTTTTGAAACTTTAGCAGTAAGTCAAATAAAAGAGGGAGATACAACAGTATCTTTTTCTGAAACTTCTACCGATAAAAAGATAGACAGTCTTATCAATATGTTATTGTTTAGTAGAGATTTTGAGCTTTTAAAATATAGGAGATTAGTATGGTAAGTGAAAGAGCTAAAAAAGCTTATAGAAGAGCTATAGAAAGGTTTTATGATGATAGGTGTAATATTTATGAGACTGGGTATATAAAAGACCTAGAAACAGGTATTACAAAAGCTAGTAATGATATTTTAGTAGTTGAAAATGAACCTTGTAGAATATCATTTAAAAGTTTAGCTCCAGCAGCTCAAACTAATGGTCCAGCTGAATTATCACAAGAAATTAAACTTTTTATTGCTCCAGAACACAATATTAAAGAGGGATCTAAAATAGTTGTTAATAGAAATGGAAAAATCCTGGAATATAAACATTCCGGAGCATCAGCCTTGTATGATTCACACCAAGAGATAGTTTTAACTTTAGTTAAGGAGTATGCTTAATGGCTAGAGCTGTAAAAATTGATTTAAGAGAGTTGAAACAATTTTCTAAACAATTAGAAGATCTCCAAAAAGAGATAGATGATATTTGTATATCCCTTACTAAGGAAATAGCAGCAAGATTATTAAGTAAAGTAATTAGAAGAACTCCAGTAGGAGTTAAACCTTTTGATAAAGGTGTTAAAAAGACAGTTAAAGTTAAAACAAGCAAAGGAAATAGATCCTATTTAACTAAAGAAGGAGCTATTCTTGAAAAATACTGGAGTGGATATGTAGGTGGGAATCTAAGAAGAAACTGGAGTGTTAAAGAGGTAGTCAAAGAGGGAAATAATTATACAGTTGAAGTTATAAACTCTTCTGAATATGCATCTTATGTTGAGTATGGACATAGACAGAGACCAGGAAGATTTGTTCCACAGATAGGTAAAAAGTTAAAAAAAGGCTGGGTACAAGGACACTTTATGTTAACTATATCAACTAAGGAAATAAATGAAGATTTAGAATCTATTATAAATAGAAAACTAAAAGCTATATTCAAGGAGAAATTAGGATGATTAGTGGTATTGTAGCAGGAATAGCAAAAGCTCTTTATTTAGAGTTCCAAGATAGTGTAACTATTTATGATGAGAGTATTGAACAGGACTTTAAAGAGCCCTGTTTTTTAATCTCTACAATTAAAGCTGCTGAAAGTAAAGTTTTAAATAGAAGATATAAATTTAGTCAATCTTTTGTTATACAATACTTTCCTAAGAGTAAAAGAAATGTTAATGAAGAAATGTATAGAGTTGCAGATAGAATGGTAGGAGCTTTAGAGTATATTGAACAGCTTGGAACAGAAGAGAAGACAACTTTAAGAGGAAAAGATAGAAATTATAAAATAGTAGATGGAGTTTTAAACTTTTTTGTTGATTATAATTTCTTTGCTTATGTAGTAGTGGAAGAACCTCCATTTATGGAAGTTATAAAAATAAGTAGAAGAGGAGAAGAAGATGGAAAAGAGCCAAGAGATGAAGAAGTATACTAGAACTTCTTTGCTTATGAGTAAAAAATATTCAAAGCATAAAGATCTTTTAAAAGTTTTATTAGATGAAAATATAAAATACACTTTTGAAGAAACTGATAAAATAATTGATAATTATTTAAAAAAAGAGGTGAAATAAATGGCATATGGTGGAGGAACTTGGTTAACTCAAAATAAAGTATTACCTGGAACATATGTTAACTTTGTTAGTGCAGCAGCTGCATATGTGAATATTGCAGATAGAGGATATGCTTGTATGGGGTTTGAACTTGATTGGGGACCAGTTGGAGATATATTCACAGTAGAAAACTCTGATTTTCAAACTAATTCAATGAAAATATTTGGTTATGATTACACAAATAAGAAATTGGATGCCTTAAGAGACATATTTCAAAATGCTAAAACAGTTTATTGCTATAGACTAAATGGTAATGGAGCTGTTAAAGCATCTAATGATTTAGCAGAAGCTAAATATCCAGGAACTAGAGGAAATGATATAAGAATAGTTATAGATAATAATCCAGATGGAGAGTCTAAATTTGATGTTTCTACATATCTTGATAATAATTTAATGGATATACAAACTGTAAAACTTATAACAGAACTAAAAGAAAATGATTATGTCCACTGGAAAAAAAGTGGAACTTTAGAAGTTACTCCTGGAAAACCTTTAGCAAATGGTACTAATGGTAATAAAGTAGATGGGTTGGCTCATCAAACATTCTTAGAGAAATCTGAAAAATATAGATTTAACTCTATAGGTGCAGCTGTTGAAGATGAAACTACTAAAAAGCTCTATATAGAGCATACTAAGAGAATGAGAGATGAGGTTGGTATTAAATATCAATGTGTACTTTTTGATATAGCTGCTGACTATGAAGGGGTTATAAATGTAGCAAATGAATGTATAGGAGAAGAAGTTAATAAAGCTTCAGCTGTTTATTGGGTAGTAGGAGCAAATGCTGGTTGTGCTATTAATAAATCTTTAACTAATAAAAAATATGATGGTAGCTTTAATATAAAAGCTGATTATACACAAACAGAATTAACTAAAGGAATGGAAGCTGGTAAGTTTATGTTCCATCAAGTTGATGATGAAATAGTTGTATTATCTGATATTAATAGCTTTACATCTTGGGATATTTATAAAAATGAAGATTTCTATAGAAACCAAGTAGTAAGAATAGTAGATCAAATTGCTATGGATATAGCAGCATTATTCAATAAAAGATACTTAGGAAAAACAAGAAACAGTAACTCTGGAAGAGTAGCTTTATGGACAGATATAACAGCTCATCATCAAGAGTTAGAAAGAATAGAAGCTATAGAAGATTTTAATCCTAAGGAAGTTACAGTAAGAGAGGGAGCAGATAAGGTATCTGTATTAGTAGAAGATTTTGTAAAACCTGTAGCAGTTATGGAAAAGCTATATATGGTTGTAGAAGTAAGATAAGGAGGAGTGCTAGATGAGAAGAGTAACAATGCATGGAAAAGATGCTGTTAGTGGTTCTGAGGCAGAATGTTATGTAACTATAGATGGTCAAAGATATAACTTTATGCAAGCTATAACATTTGAAGCTACCTTTGAAAAAAATAAAGTAGAAGTTCCAATTTTAGGTAAAACTGGAAAAGGAAATAAATCTACAGGATGGAAAGGTTCAGGATCTATGACTTGCCATTTTAATCAGTCTGTTATGAGACAATTATTAGAAAAATATAAAAATGATGGTGTAGATACATATTTTACAATGCAAGTAACTAATGAAGATCCTACATCAGCTGTAGGGAGACAAACAGTAGTATTTAAAGATTGTAATGTTGATGGTGGAATTCTTGCTAAATTTGATGCAGATGCAGATTATTTAGATGAAGATTTTGATTTTACTTTTGATGATTTTGAATTACAAGAATCATTTAAACCTTTAGATGGATTTATGGCTTAGGAGGAAATAGATGAGTTTAAAAGCTTTTTTAAAAGGAAATACAAAGAATATAGGAACTGTTGAATATGCTGTATCTGATAGATTTGTTAATGAAGAGACAGGAGAGTTAGAAAAATTTAAAATAAGAGCTATCAATGCTAAATTAGATTCTCAACTAAGAGCTAATTGTACAATATCTAAAGACGGTGTTGAAAAATTTGATTCAAATAGATATTTAGCCTTATTGGTAACAACTTGTGTTACTTATCCAGATTTCAAAAATGCAGAACTTCAAGACAGTTATGGAGTTAAAGATGAAACTGAGTTAGTAAAACAAATGCTATCAAGTGGAGAGTTTACAAAGCTTATGAATAAAGTTCAAGAAGTTAATGGGTTTAGGGAAACTTATCAAGATAAGGTAGAAGAGGCAAAAAACTAATAAATGCAGGTGATAGCGAGGCTAACATAGCTTACTATTGCCTGCACAAACTAAAAATACTACCTAGTACTTATTTAAATCTTGATGAAAGAGAAAGAGCTTTTATTGATGCTTGTATCTTAGTAAAAATTGAAAATGATAAAAAAGTGAATAGGAAATTAAAAAGAAAAAAATAAGATGTCTGGAGGTGATATAGTGGCAGAGATAAATACAAGTATAAATTTAATGAATGGCATGACACAGCCTTTGATAAGTGTTATAAATACTGTAAATACAATGATTTCAACACTGAACAAAGTAAATAATACTAATATTAATATTGATACTTCAGCATTAAAAGCATCTCAAAACATTCTTAATAATGCATCTGCTGATCTTTTAAAATATCAAGAACAGATAGAAAGTGAGATAAATAATAATACTGTTGCTCAAGAAAATTTTAATGTTTCTCTAAGAAATGCTTCTACTGCTTCAGATACTCTTTTTAAGAAAATAAAAAGAGTAGCAGCAGCATATTTAGGAATTCAAACAGTAAAAGCTGGGATTAATTTATCAGATACAATGACACAAAATACAGCAAGATTAAATTTAATGAATGACGGGAATCAATCAACAGAAGAGCTTCAAAAGATGATATATCAATCAGCACAGAGCTCAAGAGGGAATTTTTTAGATGTTTCTCAAGTAGTTTCTAAATTGGGAATATTAGCACCAAATGCTTTTAAAAGTAATCAAGAAGCAATCCTTTTTTCAGAACTGATGGCAAAATCTTTTAAAATAGGTGGAGCAAGTCAACAAGAACAATCAGCAGGAATGTATCAACTTACTCAAGCTTTAGCTAGTGGGCGATTACAAGGAGATGAATTTAGAAGTATTATGGAAAATGCTCCTATTTTAGCTCAAGCAATTAGTAAGAGTTTGGGAGTATCTATTGGAACTTTAAGGGAAATGAGTTCAGAAGGAAAAATAACATCAGATGTT includes these proteins:
- a CDS encoding phage tail tube protein, with protein sequence MRRVTMHGKDAVSGSEAECYVTIDGQRYNFMQAITFEATFEKNKVEVPILGKTGKGNKSTGWKGSGSMTCHFNQSVMRQLLEKYKNDGVDTYFTMQVTNEDPTSAVGRQTVVFKDCNVDGGILAKFDADADYLDEDFDFTFDDFELQESFKPLDGFMA
- a CDS encoding phage coat protein, whose product is MAKFNEKTFNGEAFGKYVERVPNLKKNELLKSKALKGNAQISEVFSSQTGTAYATIPFFGLIGGAALNYDGKTDIKAESTDTFERSVVVIGRSKAWLEDDFSTDITGGVDFMDNVAAQVSDYWAAIDQDTLLAVLEGIFAMNSGKENLEFVKEHTYDISKGAFVKGYVNATTLNTATQKACGDNKSKFSLIVMHSAVATNLENLKLLTYLKYTDKEGIERELNLATWNGRLVLIDDSMPTKAIESLYVRCNSTDEGALKVTTAGSGLGEVARASVETDISDIKENEYVQHIQNETIYTSYLLGDGAIDYVNIGAKVPAEMAREAGTKGGQTILYSRQRKVFAPYGISYTKKSQQSLSPTDEELKNGTNWELVNNKSSNTKKYINHKSIPIARIISRG
- a CDS encoding HK97 gp10 family phage protein encodes the protein MARAVKIDLRELKQFSKQLEDLQKEIDDICISLTKEIAARLLSKVIRRTPVGVKPFDKGVKKTVKVKTSKGNRSYLTKEGAILEKYWSGYVGGNLRRNWSVKEVVKEGNNYTVEVINSSEYASYVEYGHRQRPGRFVPQIGKKLKKGWVQGHFMLTISTKEINEDLESIINRKLKAIFKEKLG
- a CDS encoding minor capsid protein; this translates as MKKSSYWQDRFIKEEQRRNKDARAYIKTIEKQYDIALSNIEKDINNWYMRIAKNNQVSLLEARKLLSKKELAEFKWGINEYIKAGEANSSSPTWIKELENASARVHISRLEALKLQIQNQIEILYGTRDKQMQDYLIGTYGDTYYHAAYEIQKGIGLGSSVYSLDTNKVNQIIRKPWAVDSKNFSERIWEDKNKLINTLHNGLTQSFIRGSSPYQIVSDIAKEFNVRKSVAGRLVMTELAAYAAKAQENCYKDLGVDQYEIVATLDSHTSPICQEMDGKVFSLKEYEIGVTANPFHPNCRTVTAPYFADDTKSMRAMRKPGKKTNYIYSDIKYKEWYSKYVVERPVNIQLFGENEVKGSFKENTITILEKEFGKLNTDQVILRDERIEHIKEGHPEVVEIIKKYAKDIIESPDYILKDAIREETILCVKKLEENSNINVVIKLALENSKDKKRNKNSIITSFLMNDKRLKRELKKKECIYKNIKE
- a CDS encoding phage tail sheath family protein, coding for MAYGGGTWLTQNKVLPGTYVNFVSAAAAYVNIADRGYACMGFELDWGPVGDIFTVENSDFQTNSMKIFGYDYTNKKLDALRDIFQNAKTVYCYRLNGNGAVKASNDLAEAKYPGTRGNDIRIVIDNNPDGESKFDVSTYLDNNLMDIQTVKLITELKENDYVHWKKSGTLEVTPGKPLANGTNGNKVDGLAHQTFLEKSEKYRFNSIGAAVEDETTKKLYIEHTKRMRDEVGIKYQCVLFDIAADYEGVINVANECIGEEVNKASAVYWVVGANAGCAINKSLTNKKYDGSFNIKADYTQTELTKGMEAGKFMFHQVDDEIVVLSDINSFTSWDIYKNEDFYRNQVVRIVDQIAMDIAALFNKRYLGKTRNSNSGRVALWTDITAHHQELERIEAIEDFNPKEVTVREGADKVSVLVEDFVKPVAVMEKLYMVVEVR
- a CDS encoding phage scaffolding protein, with amino-acid sequence MTKEQLIALGVTEELAVKIAGESKKELEGYVEKAKFTELEAEKKQLNESNKTLTKQLEEVKKNVGDNEELKKQIESMQVANKAKEKEYADSIAKIKLDNAVDIALMSAGSKNNKAVKALLNLEKAILGEDGKIAGLDEQIKALKTAEDSSFLFEALKVPKGTNPAGNPEKKINFSEMTYSQMEKYLAENPGATLE
- a CDS encoding DUF6838 family protein, which produces MISGIVAGIAKALYLEFQDSVTIYDESIEQDFKEPCFLISTIKAAESKVLNRRYKFSQSFVIQYFPKSKRNVNEEMYRVADRMVGALEYIEQLGTEEKTTLRGKDRNYKIVDGVLNFFVDYNFFAYVVVEEPPFMEVIKISRRGEEDGKEPRDEEVY